A single Amphiprion ocellaris isolate individual 3 ecotype Okinawa chromosome 15, ASM2253959v1, whole genome shotgun sequence DNA region contains:
- the tpd52 gene encoding tumor protein D52 isoform X3 translates to MEPLEEYHSPFDFEQGVNSSYLYLSPAYSDTPPSSPAVKTRGPQEQPESVPEVGEDAVTAVGPSPPPPAMTEEERQELQEELAKVEDEIQTLTQVLAAKEKQLADIKRKLGITPLNELKQNISKTWQEVTTSTAYKRTSETLSQASLKATAAFSNMGSAISRKLEDVR, encoded by the exons ATGGAGCCTCTGGAGGAATACCACTCTCCATTTGACTTTGAACAAGGAGTCAACTCCAGCTACCTCTATCTCTCCCCAGCATACAGCGACACACCGCCCAGCTCACCAGCTGTCAAAACCAGAG GTCCCCAGGAGCAGCCTGAGTCCGTCCCAGAGGTGGGAGAAGATGCTGTGACGGCCGTCggtccctcccctcctccccccgcCATGACAGAGGAAGAGCGTCAGGAGCTACAGGAGGAGCTGGCCAAG GTTGAAGATGAGATCCAGACTCTGACCCAGGTTCTGGCAGCCAAAGAGAAGCAGTTGGCAGATATTAAGAGGAAGCTGGGCATCACGCCTCTCAATGAGCTGAAACAGAACATCAGCAAAACCTGGCAGGAGGTCACTACTTCCACTGC CTATAAGAGGACTTCTGAGACTCTGTCTCAGGCGAGTCTGAAGGCCACGGCAGCCTTCTCCAATATGGGCTCAGCCATCAGCAGGAAGCTCGAGGATGTCAGGTGA